A region from the Agrococcus sp. SL85 genome encodes:
- the hisG gene encoding ATP phosphoribosyltransferase, whose translation MLKIAVPNKGSLSETAATMLEEAGYRGRRDSKELIVRDARNEVEFFYLRPRDIATYVGSGALDVGITGRDLLLDSGSEAVEVQGLGFARSTFRFAGPAGRFAGEADLQGMRVASSYDGLVAQHLADRGIDARLVRLDGAVESAVRLGVADAIADVVETGATLRAQGLEVFGDPILASEAVLISNGGEHAALDTLRRRLQGVIVARDYVLVDYDIARDRLDAAVAVAAGFESATVSPLHDPEWAAVRVMVRRDETNQIMDALADVGARAIIVTRIHAARI comes from the coding sequence ATGCTGAAGATCGCCGTGCCCAACAAGGGCTCGCTCTCCGAGACCGCCGCCACCATGCTCGAGGAGGCCGGCTACCGCGGCCGCCGCGACTCCAAGGAGCTCATCGTCCGCGACGCCCGGAACGAGGTGGAGTTCTTCTACCTGCGCCCGCGCGACATCGCCACCTACGTCGGCTCCGGTGCGCTCGACGTGGGCATCACCGGCCGCGACCTGCTGCTCGACTCCGGCTCGGAGGCCGTCGAGGTGCAGGGCCTGGGCTTCGCGCGCTCGACCTTCCGCTTCGCGGGCCCCGCGGGCCGCTTCGCGGGCGAGGCGGACCTGCAGGGGATGCGCGTCGCGTCCTCGTACGACGGGCTCGTCGCGCAGCACCTCGCCGATCGCGGCATCGACGCGCGGCTCGTGCGCCTCGACGGCGCCGTCGAGTCCGCGGTGCGCCTCGGCGTCGCCGACGCGATCGCGGACGTCGTCGAGACGGGCGCGACGCTGCGGGCGCAGGGCCTCGAGGTCTTCGGCGACCCGATCCTCGCGAGCGAGGCCGTGCTGATCTCGAACGGCGGCGAGCACGCCGCGCTCGACACGCTGCGCCGGCGCCTGCAGGGCGTCATCGTCGCGCGCGACTACGTCCTCGTCGACTACGACATCGCGCGAGACCGCCTCGACGCGGCCGTCGCGGTCGCCGCCGGCTTCGAGAGCGCGACCGTTAGCCCGCTGCACGACCCCGAGTGGGCGGCGGTGCGCGTGATGGTGCGGCGCGACGAGACGAACCAGATCATGGACGCGCTCGCCGACGTGGGCGCGCGCGCCATCATCGTCACGCGCATCCACGCCGCACGGATCTGA
- a CDS encoding Trp biosynthesis-associated membrane protein produces MRRARLVAVLGLLTAGGLGLLAATQPWAQAALVDGRELAASGQDVVASLPILAFVLVALALVLPIAGRAWRYVLGALAILAGGLLVAEAWGGTAEAAEALVALIAEATGLAGAAQQAEVAARTLTGWPGAAIAGGALGALVGAWVLATGARWPARAARAARYERTGSGLAWDVMDDGEDPTR; encoded by the coding sequence GTGCGGCGCGCGCGGCTCGTCGCCGTCCTCGGGCTGCTCACGGCGGGCGGCCTGGGCCTCCTCGCCGCCACGCAGCCGTGGGCGCAGGCCGCGCTCGTCGACGGCCGCGAGCTCGCCGCGAGCGGCCAGGACGTCGTGGCCTCGCTGCCCATCCTCGCCTTCGTGCTCGTCGCGCTCGCCCTCGTGCTGCCCATCGCGGGCCGCGCGTGGCGGTACGTGCTCGGCGCGCTCGCGATCCTCGCCGGCGGCCTGCTCGTCGCCGAGGCCTGGGGCGGCACGGCGGAGGCCGCCGAGGCGCTCGTCGCGCTCATCGCCGAGGCCACGGGCCTCGCCGGCGCCGCGCAGCAGGCGGAGGTCGCCGCGCGCACGCTCACCGGCTGGCCCGGCGCCGCGATCGCCGGCGGCGCCCTCGGCGCGCTCGTGGGCGCCTGGGTGCTCGCGACCGGCGCCCGCTGGCCCGCGCGCGCCGCACGCGCCGCACGCTACGAGCGCACCGGATCCGGCCTCGCGTGGGACGTCATGGACGACGGCGAGGACCCGACTCGGTAG
- the hisF gene encoding imidazole glycerol phosphate synthase subunit HisF produces the protein MLATRVIPCLDVAHGRVVKGVRFQGLADQGDPVELAARYAAQGADELTFLDVKATVEDAGTMLDVVERCAEQVFIPLTVGGGVRSRDDVARLLAHGADKVGVNSAAIQDPGLIDRIVADFGSQVLVLSLDVRRAADQPSGFEVTTHGGSRGAGLDAVAWTREAVARGVGELLVNSIDADGTKDGFDLELLRAVRAVATTPVIASGGAGGPADFAPAVEAGADAVLAASIFHSGQCTIGEVKDAMRGAGVTAR, from the coding sequence GTGCTCGCCACCCGCGTCATCCCGTGCCTCGACGTGGCGCACGGCCGCGTCGTCAAGGGCGTCCGCTTCCAGGGCCTCGCCGATCAGGGCGACCCCGTCGAGCTCGCGGCGCGGTACGCCGCGCAGGGCGCCGACGAGCTCACCTTCCTCGACGTGAAGGCGACGGTCGAGGACGCCGGCACGATGCTCGACGTCGTCGAGCGCTGCGCCGAGCAGGTGTTCATCCCGCTCACCGTCGGCGGCGGCGTCCGCAGCCGCGACGACGTCGCGCGACTCCTCGCGCACGGCGCCGACAAGGTCGGCGTCAACTCGGCCGCGATCCAGGATCCGGGCCTCATCGACCGCATCGTGGCCGACTTCGGCTCGCAGGTGCTCGTGCTCTCGCTCGACGTGCGCCGCGCGGCCGACCAGCCCTCGGGCTTCGAGGTCACGACGCACGGCGGCTCGCGCGGCGCTGGCCTCGACGCGGTCGCGTGGACCCGCGAGGCGGTCGCGCGCGGCGTCGGCGAGCTGCTCGTCAACTCGATCGACGCCGACGGCACGAAGGACGGCTTCGACCTGGAGCTGCTGCGCGCGGTGCGCGCGGTCGCGACGACCCCCGTCATCGCGTCCGGCGGCGCAGGCGGCCCCGCCGACTTCGCGCCCGCGGTCGAGGCGGGCGCGGATGCCGTGCTCGCCGCGAGCATCTTCCACTCCGGCCAGTGCACGATCGGCGAGGTCAAGGACGCGATGCGCGGCGCAGGGGTGACGGCGCGATGA
- a CDS encoding DUF6704 family protein — MSARTGITEQHAADLAVAEYDPAFVDPGHGHSRAAWISIVVMLVAIAVGTLFFFLEQPIVVWISAAVTLVGAILWPVLTKVGLGEQGH, encoded by the coding sequence TTGAGCGCACGCACCGGCATCACCGAGCAGCACGCGGCCGACCTGGCCGTCGCCGAGTACGACCCCGCGTTCGTCGACCCGGGCCACGGCCACTCGCGGGCGGCCTGGATCAGCATCGTCGTCATGCTCGTCGCGATCGCCGTCGGCACGCTGTTCTTCTTCCTCGAGCAGCCGATCGTCGTGTGGATCAGCGCCGCCGTCACGCTCGTGGGCGCGATCCTCTGGCCCGTCCTCACGAAGGTCGGCCTCGGGGAGCAGGGGCACTAG
- a CDS encoding anthranilate synthase component I encodes MSAGTTDRAAFDALLEGHRVVPVVREVFSDVETPVGVYRRLAGGRPGTFLLESATQGVWSRWSFVGVQAFGTLIADGDEVVWRGDVAGARILGPDLPGSGLAALEHLLRRWATPRIAGLPRLTGGLVGHIGWEAIRELERLPAAPPREVDVPTTALSLVATLVALDHRTGGAHLVANVLNDGTDDADALWADAQARLDALEAELAGEAPGALASLDREAAAEAVARVDADDFRGMVTRSKEHIRDGDVFQVVLSSRFDLETEASALDVYRVLRMLNPSPYLYLLALEDAQGRPYEVVGSSPEALVTVHEGTATMHPIAGSRPRGEDAAADRALAEELLADPKERSEHVMLVDLARNDLLKVCEPGTVAVTELMAIERFSHIMHIVSTVEGRMREGMTAVDAFRATFPAGTLSGAPKPRALELIDALEPAQRGVYGGVAGWLDLAGDADLAIAIRTVTMRDGVAHVQSGAGLVADSDPEAELQEVRSKAAAPLRAVAIASSMRARGGAGA; translated from the coding sequence GTGAGCGCCGGCACGACCGATCGGGCAGCCTTCGACGCGCTGCTCGAGGGGCACCGGGTGGTGCCCGTCGTGCGCGAGGTCTTCAGCGACGTCGAGACGCCCGTGGGCGTCTACAGGCGCCTCGCGGGCGGCCGCCCGGGCACCTTCCTGCTGGAGTCGGCGACGCAGGGCGTGTGGAGCCGGTGGTCGTTCGTCGGCGTCCAGGCCTTCGGCACGCTCATCGCCGACGGCGACGAGGTCGTGTGGCGCGGCGACGTCGCGGGCGCCCGCATCCTCGGCCCCGACCTGCCGGGCTCCGGCCTCGCGGCCCTCGAGCACCTGCTGCGCCGCTGGGCGACGCCGCGCATCGCGGGACTCCCGCGCCTCACGGGCGGCCTCGTCGGCCACATCGGCTGGGAGGCGATCCGCGAGCTCGAGCGCCTGCCCGCGGCGCCGCCGCGCGAGGTCGACGTGCCCACGACGGCCCTCTCGCTCGTCGCGACGCTCGTGGCGCTCGACCACCGCACGGGCGGCGCGCACCTGGTCGCGAACGTGCTGAACGACGGCACCGACGACGCCGACGCGCTGTGGGCGGACGCCCAGGCGCGGCTCGACGCGCTCGAGGCCGAGCTCGCGGGCGAGGCGCCCGGCGCCCTCGCGAGCCTCGACCGCGAGGCCGCCGCCGAGGCGGTCGCGCGCGTCGACGCCGACGACTTCCGCGGCATGGTGACGCGCTCGAAGGAGCACATCCGCGACGGCGACGTCTTCCAGGTCGTGCTCTCGTCGCGCTTCGACCTCGAGACCGAGGCCTCCGCGCTCGACGTCTACCGGGTGCTCCGGATGCTCAACCCCTCGCCCTACCTCTACCTCCTCGCGCTCGAGGACGCCCAGGGGCGGCCCTACGAGGTCGTCGGCTCGAGCCCCGAGGCGCTCGTCACGGTGCACGAGGGCACGGCGACGATGCACCCCATCGCCGGCAGCCGGCCGCGCGGCGAGGACGCCGCCGCCGATCGCGCGCTCGCCGAGGAGCTCCTCGCCGACCCGAAGGAGCGCAGCGAGCACGTCATGCTCGTCGACCTCGCCCGCAACGACCTGCTCAAGGTGTGCGAGCCCGGCACGGTCGCCGTCACCGAGCTCATGGCGATCGAGCGCTTCAGCCACATCATGCACATCGTCTCGACGGTCGAGGGCCGGATGCGCGAGGGCATGACCGCGGTCGACGCCTTCCGCGCCACGTTCCCCGCCGGCACGCTCTCGGGCGCGCCGAAGCCGCGCGCGCTCGAGCTCATCGACGCCCTCGAGCCCGCGCAGCGCGGCGTCTACGGGGGCGTCGCGGGCTGGCTCGACCTCGCCGGCGACGCCGACCTCGCGATCGCGATCCGCACGGTCACGATGCGCGACGGCGTCGCGCACGTGCAGTCGGGCGCGGGCCTCGTCGCCGACAGCGACCCGGAGGCCGAGCTGCAGGAGGTGCGCAGCAAGGCCGCGGCGCCGCTGCGCGCGGTGGCCATCGCCTCGTCCATGCGCGCCCGTGGCGGGGCAGGGGCCTGA
- a CDS encoding phosphoribosyl-ATP diphosphatase: MKTFDELHAELERTIAERREGSRTVELVDAGVHAIGKKIVEEAAEVWMAAEHETDEDTALEISQLLYHLQVLMHAKGITPQDVYRHL; encoded by the coding sequence GTGAAGACCTTCGACGAGCTGCACGCCGAGCTCGAGCGCACGATCGCCGAGCGTCGCGAGGGATCGCGCACCGTCGAGCTCGTGGACGCGGGCGTCCACGCGATCGGCAAGAAGATCGTCGAGGAGGCCGCCGAGGTCTGGATGGCCGCCGAGCACGAGACCGACGAGGACACCGCGCTCGAGATCTCGCAGCTGCTCTACCACCTCCAGGTGCTCATGCACGCGAAGGGCATCACCCCGCAGGACGTCTACCGACATCTCTGA
- the hisI gene encoding phosphoribosyl-AMP cyclohydrolase yields the protein MTGEDAMQAMPQLKKDADGLVAAVIQDDATGDVLMVGYMDDEALRRTATEGRVTFWSRSRQEYWRKGDTSGNVQVPRSIAIDCDGDALLVRVEQTGPACHTGERTCFFTPVPSSGAEA from the coding sequence ATGACGGGCGAGGACGCGATGCAGGCGATGCCGCAGCTGAAGAAGGACGCCGACGGCCTCGTCGCCGCGGTGATCCAGGACGACGCGACGGGCGACGTGCTCATGGTCGGCTACATGGACGACGAGGCGCTGCGCCGCACGGCGACCGAGGGCCGCGTGACGTTCTGGTCGCGCAGCCGGCAGGAGTACTGGCGCAAGGGCGACACCTCCGGCAACGTGCAGGTGCCCCGCTCGATCGCGATCGACTGCGACGGCGACGCGCTGCTCGTGCGCGTCGAGCAGACGGGCCCGGCCTGCCACACGGGGGAGCGCACGTGCTTCTTCACCCCCGTCCCGAGCTCCGGGGCCGAGGCGTGA